The Thermoflexus sp. nucleotide sequence GGTCTGCTGGGCCATGAAGGGCACTTTCATAAAGCCGCGCTTGGCGACAAAGGCGGCCACGGCCATGTCAATCGCAAAGCCCAGCGCCATAATCCGCGTCCCCAGCCCGAGAATGAGCAGCACCGCGCCCACGGTCTCCAGTAGGGCGACCACCCAGGCGAAGAAACCCGGCAGGGGGATCCCCATCTGCTTCAGGAAGCCAGCGAAGCCCGCGGTTCCCTTCATCGGAGAGTTGGGATTGAGCTTGGGCCAGCCATGGACCAGAAAAATGAGCCCCATGGCCACGCGCAGGATCAGCAAACCGATATCGCGATAAGGCATGAAGAGACTTTCCAGCATGGCTCCCTCCTTTCCTGTGCGGATGTTTCCCGGGCAGGGCCGTTTCCCCAACCCGGAGGGCGCTTTAACCGCACTGCCCAGTGGCGAGATCGCACGCCGGGCCCTCTTCCTCCCGCCGGAGGACTTCAGGATCCGGGATAAAGGATCGCGCCCACAGGGAAGGGAGATCCGCGATCCGACGCCACCCCTCTCCCTGCGACACCCGCTCCACCCGGAGCGCCTCGAAGTAATGATCCAGCACGGCGGCGCGCTCCATGGCCAGGGGCGGGGAACAGTAATCCTCCTCCTCCCACACCGCCTCACCCGTCTCAGGATCCCAGCGGGCGTTCTCCAGGGAGGCCGTCAGCGCCAGGCCGAACGGCCGCAGCGTCCGGAACTCCCCCCGCTCCAGCCGGGCCCGCAACGCCGCCGCCCGCTCCATTCGCAACCGCGCGCGCACCAGGTAAAAGGCCATGGCTCCCTCCCGCCAGATCGGTTCCGGTATCCCTCCGGAAAAGCCGGAGAGAAGAGATCAGCGAAGGGCGCGCGGTTCTGATGCGCGCCCTTCGCCCTTCAACACCTCACGGCCACAACTGCGGGATGAAACTGAACGGCCAGCGCTCGATCATCAGGAACATCAGCCCCGAGCCCATCAGGGCCAGATTCTTGGTGAAGTTCACCATCTCGATCATCCTCTGCTGCTGGTCCTGCACCGCCCAGAAGTTGTGCATCTTGAAGGTCACGGGCAGGAAGAACAGGACCAGGCTGAGCACCCCGATGCCCGGATAGATGCCGAGCAGGAGGCTCAGGCCGCCGATCAGCAACAGGAGCCCGGAGACGATGACGGCCCATCGGGGAGCGGGCACCCCCTTATACCGGGCATACTGGGTCAACTGCTCCGTCCCCATGATCAGATGGTTGGCCGCGTTGAACAGATAATAGACCCCGACGATGATCCGACCGATGAGGAACAGGACCTCCATGGTGAACCTCCGTGAGAACCGGGATGATCAGAGAGGCAAACCCCGGGTGTTCGCCCGGGGGAAGCCCAGGGCGGGATCGTCCCGGACTTCCCTCGGGCGGGATCCGCCTTCGCGGACCCACCGGAACCTCCTCCTGCGCCCCGCAAGGGACGCCCCGTTCGCGAAGCCATGAGGGGCCTGCGCCGCCTGGGCCCTCCAGCTCCCGGATGCCTGCCCTCACGGGCCTCCACTTCGGGACGAAGCAAAACCGCTGCGACCGGCGCGTTCCCCACCGCCGGATCCTTCCAGGACGAAACGGTCCTCTATCGTGACCTGCACGGCGTTGCCGGATGGATCCTGCAGGAAGAGGACGCCGGGACCTTCTCGAACCGAGAGGCCCGCGGCGATCGCCCGCTCCCGGATCCCCGCCCAGGCCGCTTCCTCCGGGACCACCAGGGCGAAGGCGCGGAGCCCGACCGCCTCCGGAGGCGGCGGGGGTGCACCTCGACCGGCCCAAATGTTCGTCCCCACGTGATGGTGATAACCCCCGGCGGCGAAAAACCGCGCCCCGGGATAGTCCCGTTGCGTCACCGCCAGGCCCAGGATCCCGCTGTAAAACGCCTCCGCCTCATCCAGGTCCGCCACATGCAAATGGATGTGACCGATATCCGTCCCGACCGGAAGCCCTTCCCAGGGCTCAGAGGTCGCCTCCCGAAGCAGGTCCTCCACATCCAGAGGCGCCGTGACCATCGCCAGGCGTCCGCCGCGCCAGGGCCACTGCTCCCGCGGCCGATCCCGATAGAGCTCCAGGCCGTTCCCATCCGGATCCGGAAGATAGAGGGCTTCGCTCACGCCGTGATCCGAGAAGCCCTGGAACGGCCACTCGTGCTCCAGCAGCCGGCGGAACACCCGGGCCAGATCCCGCCGGGTCGGCAGCCGGATCGCCACGTGATATAACCCGGTCGTCCGCGGCGGCTTCGGCCGCGCGTCCCGGCGCTCCGTCAGCGCCAGCAACGGGGATCGCGATCCCGGAGCGG carries:
- a CDS encoding DoxX family protein, producing MLESLFMPYRDIGLLILRVAMGLIFLVHGWPKLNPNSPMKGTAGFAGFLKQMGIPLPGFFAWVVALLETVGAVLLILGLGTRIMALGFAIDMAVAAFVAKRGFMKVPFMAQQTTGWEFDFALLAGSLALLFLGAGSIAVDPLIGL
- a CDS encoding DoxX family membrane protein → MEVLFLIGRIIVGVYYLFNAANHLIMGTEQLTQYARYKGVPAPRWAVIVSGLLLLIGGLSLLLGIYPGIGVLSLVLFFLPVTFKMHNFWAVQDQQQRMIEMVNFTKNLALMGSGLMFLMIERWPFSFIPQLWP
- a CDS encoding VOC family protein, with product MRERIGLPENTHIGGVHLQIRDLGRSLAFYRDLLGFQEVGREGATVLLSAPGSRSPLLALTERRDARPKPPRTTGLYHVAIRLPTRRDLARVFRRLLEHEWPFQGFSDHGVSEALYLPDPDGNGLELYRDRPREQWPWRGGRLAMVTAPLDVEDLLREATSEPWEGLPVGTDIGHIHLHVADLDEAEAFYSGILGLAVTQRDYPGARFFAAGGYHHHVGTNIWAGRGAPPPPPEAVGLRAFALVVPEEAAWAGIRERAIAAGLSVREGPGVLFLQDPSGNAVQVTIEDRFVLEGSGGGERAGRSGFASSRSGGP